A portion of the Pan troglodytes isolate AG18354 chromosome 10, NHGRI_mPanTro3-v2.0_pri, whole genome shotgun sequence genome contains these proteins:
- the LOC107972208 gene encoding LOW QUALITY PROTEIN: uncharacterized protein LOC107972208 (The sequence of the model RefSeq protein was modified relative to this genomic sequence to represent the inferred CDS: substituted 1 base at 1 genomic stop codon), giving the protein MATLCLRKGPLPLCPRPSHGLEAMGGEGSCQDDTESGALTFLPSDDAKPGKALRLQRSGPGGSERRGRGRGRAGALEEQVRQGPSAQRHPRTQACSXPRSPRPHCSCGKGKHGALPQDQHSAWLELMTVTVPCCHHCSHCPGGQPGPQLHHAWTVWAWAVPSSASRACGDGHRRSTCQAQGSRTGLPPLRGCLPRLVPGCPCPHLRQQDKGKWN; this is encoded by the coding sequence ATGGCCACACTGTGTCTCAGGAAGGGCCCATTGCCGCTTTGTCCAAGGCCATCTCATGGGCTCGAAGCCATGGGAGGGGAGGGGTCCTGCCAGGATGACACAGAGTCTGGGGCCCTCACTTTCCTCCCATCAGATGATGCCAAGCCTGGGAAGGCACTGAGACTGCAGCGGAGTGGGCCAGGGGGCAGTGAGAGGAGGGGACGTGggcggggcagggctggggcactGGAGGAGCAGGTCAGGCAGGGCCCGTCAGCCCAGAGGCACCCCAGGACTCAAGCCTGCAGCTGACCCCGCTCTCCTAGGCCTCACTGCAGCTGTGGGAAGGGGAAGCATGGAGCCCTCCCTCAAGATCAGCACAGCGCCTGGCTTGAGCTCATGACAGTGACCGTCCCCTGCTGCCACCATTGCAGTCACTGCCCTGGTGGGCAGCCTGGACCCCAGCTCCACCACGCATGGACTGTGTGGGCTTGGGCAGTGCCAAGCTCAGCCTCACGGGCCTGTGGGGACGGTCACAGGAGGTCCACGTGCCAGGCCCAGGGTTCACGCACAGGGTTACCACCACTGCGAGGTTGCCTGCCCCGTCTTGTACCTGGCTGTCCATGCCCTCATCTCAGGCAGCAGGACAAAGGCAAGTGGAActga